Within the Hevea brasiliensis isolate MT/VB/25A 57/8 chromosome 2, ASM3005281v1, whole genome shotgun sequence genome, the region ttttattaaaaatattattttcttattttaatatttttataattaaattttaattttaaattaatatattttaaaaaggtATTTTCTCAACAGTACCAAACAGCCCATAGTCTGTTCACTGTTGTCCGTACTCAAAATAACTCACGCGTTTTTATCAACGAAGCCATGACTCTGCCAACAAAAATAACCAACCAAAGACGAGAATTTCTGTGACCAGAATGCGAAAACACCAGCGCATGCATTCGTACCCATTACAAAACGACACACAATTAGGGAGTACAAACTTCCACCTCTTCATTCTACAATCTACAGCTGTCTTTTTCTCACTGCTggtttgcatttcattcattggcGTTACCTAGACGCTCTTACAACTTACCTACCTAATCTGTCAAAACTAGAAAGAAACAAGACACATCCAATTCTTTGTCCAATCTATTGAGAAATCACAGAACAATAACAGTTCTGCTGTAAGCAATGACTACTATCAACAGCCAGATATATCCATTTTGAACCACTCTCCAAGCCATGTCATTTTGCATCCTCAGTACCATCTGCACCGCTGTGACCAGCAGCTGCATTCCCTTGGCCATCAGCACCTGATGCCCCAGCCTCCGAGGCATCCTGTTTGCTTCCCCCACGAACATCATTAGAGCCTGCAGTTGCAGATGGGCCATTGCTTCCAAGAGTTGCCTCAGTATGCATGGGGTGCATGCCATTGTTGGCCCCCATGGGTCTCATTCCCATTTGCCCTTGAATGGCTGCTTGGTGCAACTGCTGAGGATCCTGCATTTGATGAGGGTTATTGAATTGTAATGGCATCTTTTGGGGGAAAATGCCCGACTGCTGAGCCATTGCTGCTGCCTGCGGATGTTGCATGTAATATGCTCCTTGTTGCATAGCAGGATGTGGGGCCATCTGAAAGTGTAGTTGCAGATGAGCAATAAGTATGGGAGTCACTAAACTTCAGAAAGATCAATTACAAACCTGGGGAGGCATTGTTGGTGTCTGTGGCTGGGCATCAGCAATTGCAGCTAAATACATCAAATTCTTTTGCAGCTGGGCTTGATACCTAGTCATGAAGACACGCTCAAACAAGAACTAGAATGCATGTACACattcaaaaaaaaataaagtaaaataaaaaccaTCCGAGAACTCTTTTCATATAGTCCAACGAAAACTCAAGAAAATGCCCCCAAGTTTTATAGGTATATAACCTCTTTTACTACCAATTTTCAAATCCAGTCTGAGCTTGATTCTAAAACATTTCACAGGGATCACAAAACTCACTGTAGGCTCATTTTGTGATCATTATCCTTCAAGAGATACCAAAATTATTCTTGGTCTACACCAATGGGAAAATAATTAAATCTCAGAAATTTCCATAAGAATGGTGCATCAACATATGAAACCAAGGTCTGACCTTCtgaaattcaatttcaaaaaccCACGATCAAATAGTACTCATCTTAACATGATGTTTGTTCAACCTAACCATAACACCATTATAAAAATAACCGAACACTTGAATCAAGTGAGATGAAACACCTATAGTAACGAACTGGTTGCCATGTTAACATCTTGGTTTGTAATAGATTAGTAGCCAAAACCAGTATAACCACTAGTTGCACTACACCAACCCATAACATTATCATTAAAAGAACAATTATCTAAGATCATAACATCACACCAGAGTCTACAATTTGTCTTTCCTTTTTCTAATTGATAATTAAGAAAGGTTTATGACTAAGATTATGTAATTCAGAATCAAAGTCATTAAAAGATCAGGCAAAAAACCGAATGGTAGAAGGCCCGCGTAACTCCATGTTTACAATAGAAAGACAATATCATGCTTAAAATagcatttaaaaatttaaataggtTGGCAACCTTTCCAAATGCTTAAGGGTGCTTTGGAAACCAAAAGAACTGANNNNNNNNNNNNNNNNNNNNNNNNNNNNNNNNNNNNNNNNNNNNNNNNNNNNNNNNNNNNNNNNNNNNNNNNNNNNNNNNNNNNNNNNNNNNNNNNNNNNNNNNNNNNNNNNNNNNNNNNNNNNNNNNNNNNNNNNNNNNNNNNNNNNNNNNNNNNNNNNNNNNNNNNNNNNNNNNNNNNNNNNNNNNNNNNNNNNNNNNNNNNNNNNNNNNNNNNNNNNNNNNNNNNNNNNNNNNNNNNNNNNNNNNNNNNNNNNNNNNNNNNNNNNNNNNNNNNNNNNNNNNNNNNNNNNNNNNNNNNNNNNNNNNNNNNNNNNNNNNNNNNNNNNNNNNNNNNNNNNNNNNNNNNNNNNNNNNNNNNNNNNNNNNNNNNNNNNNNNNNNNNNNNNNNNNNNNNNNNNNNNNNNNNNNNNNNNNNNNNNNNNNNNNNNNNNNNNNNNNNNNNNNNNNNNNNNNNNNNNNNNNNNNNNNNNNNNNNNNNNNNNNNNNNNNNNNNNNNNNNNNNNNNNNNNNNNNNNNNNNNNNNNNNNNNNNNNNNNNNNNNNNNNNNNNNNNNNNNNNNNNNNNNNNNNNNNNNNNNNNNNNNNNNNNNNNNNNNNNNNNNNNNNNNNNNNNNNNNNNNNNNNNNNNNNNNNNNNNNNNNNNNNNNNNNNNNNNNNNNNNNNNNNNNNNNNNNNNNNNNNNNNNNNNNNNNNNNNNNNNNNNNNNNNNNNNNNNNNNNNNNNNNNNNNNNNNNNNNNNNNNNNNNNNNNNNNNNNNNNNNNNNNNNNNNNNNNNNNNNNNNNNNNNNNNNNNNNNNNNNNNNNNNNNNNNNNNNNNNNNNNNNNNNNNNNNNNNNNNNNNNNNNNNNNNNNNNNNNNNNNNNNNNNNNNNNNNNNNNNNNNNNNNNNNNNNNNNNNNNNNNNNNNNNNNNNNNNNNNNNNNNNNNNNNNNNNNNNNNNNNNNNNNNNNNNNNNNNNNNNNNNNNNNNNNNNNNNNNNNNNNNNNNNNNNNNNNNNNNNNNNNNNNNNNNNNNNNNNNNNNNNNNNNNNNNNNNNNNNNNNNNNNNNNNNNNNNNNNNNNNNNNNNNNNNNNNNNNNNNNNNNNNNNNNNNNNNNNNNNNNNNNNNNNNNNNNNNNNNNNNNNNNNNNNNNNNNNNNNNNNNNNNNNNNNNNNNNNNNNNNNNNNNNNNNNNNNNNNNNNNNNNNNNNNNNNNNNNNNNNNNNNNNNNNNNNNNNNNNNNNNNNNNNNNNNNNNNNNNNNNNNNNNNNNNNNNNNNNNNNNNNNNNNNNNNNNNNNNNNNNNNNNNNNNNNNNNNNNNNNNNNNNNNNNNNNNNNNNNNNNNNNNNNNNNNNNNNNNNNNNNNNNNNNNNNNNNNNNNNNNNNNNNNNNNNNNNNNNNNNNNNNNNNNNNNNNNNNNNNNNNNNNNNNNNNNNNNNNNNNNNNNNNNNNNNNNNNNNNNNNNNNNNNNNNNNNNNNNNNNNNNNNNNNNNNNNNNNNNNNNNNNNNNNNNNNNNNNNNNNNNNNNNNNNNNNNNNNNNNNNNNNNNNNNNNNNNNNNNNNNNNNNNNNNNNNNNNNNNNNNNNNNNNNNNNNNNNNNNNNNNNNNNNNNNNNNNNNNNNNNNNNNNNNNNNNNNNNNNNNNNNNNNNNNNNNNNNNNNNNNNNNNNNNNNNNNNNNNNNNNNNNNNNNNNNNNNNNNNNNNNNNNNNNNNNNNNNNNNNNNNNNNNNNNNNNNNNNNNNNNNNNNNNNNNNNNNNNNNNNNNNNNNNNNNNNNNNNNNNNNNNNNNNNNNNNNNNNNNNNNNNNNNNNNNNNNNNNNNNNNNNNNNNNNNNNNNNNNNNNNNNNNNNNNNNNNNNNNNNNNNNNNNNNNNNNNNNNNNNNNNNNNNNNNNNNNNNNNNNNNNNNNNNNNNNNNNNNNNNNNNNNNNNNNNNNNNNNNNNNNNNNNNNNNNNNNNNNNNNNNNNNNNNNNNNNNNNNNNNNNNNNNNNNNNNNNNNNNNNNNNNNNNNNNNNNNNNNNNNNNNNNNNNNNNNNNNNNNNNNNNNNNNNNNNNNNNNNNNNNNNNNNNNNNNNNNNNNNNNNNNNNNNNNNNNNNNNNNNNNNNNNNNNNNNNNNNNNNNNNNNNNNNNNNNNNNNNNNNNNNNNNNNNNNNNNNNNNNNNNNNNNNNNNNNNNNNNNNNNNNNNNNNNNNNNNNNNNNNNNNNNNNNNNNNNNNNNNNNNNNNNNNNNNNNNNNNNNNNNNNNNNNNNNNNNNNNNNNNNNNNNNNNNNNNNNNNNNNNNNNNNNNNNNNNNNNNNNNNNNNNNNNNNNNNNNNNNNNNNNNNNNNNNNNNNNNNNNNNNNNNNNNNNNNNNNNNNNNNNNNNNNNNNNNNNNNNNNNNNNNNNNNNNNNNNNNNNNNNNNNNNNNNNNNNNNNNNNNNNNNNNNNNNNNNNNNNNNNNNNNNNNNNNNNNNNNNNNNNNNNNNNNNNNNNNNNNNNNNNNNNNNNNNNNNNNNNNNNNNNNNNNNNNNNNNNNNNNNNNNNNNNNNNNNNNNNNNNNNNNNNNNNNNNNNNNNNNNNNNNNNNNNNNNNNNNNNNNNNNNNNNNNNNNNNNNNNNNNNNNNNNNNNNNNNNNNNNNNNNNNNNNNNNNNNNNNNNNNNNNNNNNNNNNNNNNNNNNNNNNNNNNNNNNNNNNNNNNNNNNNNNNNNNNNNNNNNNNNNNNNNNNNNNNNNNNNNNNNNNNNNNNNNNNNNNNNNNNNNNNNNNNNNNNNNNNNNNNNNNNNNNNNNNNNNNNNNNNNNNNNNNNNNNNNNNNNNNNNNNNNNNNNNNNNNNNNNNNNNNNNNNNNNNNNNNNNNNNNNNNNNNNNNNNNNNNNNNNNNNNNNNNNNNNNNNNNNNNNNNNNNNNNNNNNNNNNNNNNNNNNNNNNNNNNNNNNNNNNNNNNNNNNNNNNNNNNNNNNNNNNNNNNNNNNNNNNNNNNNNNNNNNNNNNNNNNNNNNNNNNNNNNNNNNNNNNNNNNNNNNNNNNNNNNNNNNNNNNNNNNNNNNNNNNNNNNNNNNNNNNNNNNNNNNNNNNNNNNNNNNNNNNNNNNNNNNNNNNNNNNNNNNNNNNNNNNNNNNNNNNNNNNNNNNNNNNNNNNNNNNNNNNNNNNNNNNNNNNNNNNNNNNNNNNNNNNNNNNNNNNNNNNNNNNNNNNNNNNNNNNNNNNNNNNNNNNNNNNNNNNNNNNNNNNNNNNNNNNNNNNNNNNNNNNNNNNNNNNNNNNNNNNNNNNNNNNNNNNNNNNNNNNNNNNNNNNNNNNNNNNNNNNNNNNNNNNNNNNNNNNNNNNNNNNNNNNNNNNNNNNNNNNNNNNNNNNNNNNNNNNNNNNNNNNNNNNNNNNNNNNNNNNNNNNNNNNNNNNNNNNNNNNNNNNNNNNNNNNNNNNNNNNNNNNNNNNNNNNNNNNNNNNNNNNNNNNNNNNNNNNNNNNNNNNNNNNNNNNNNNNNNNNNNNNNNNNNNNNNNNNNNNNNNNNNNNNNNNNNNNNNNNNNNNNNNNNNNNNNNNNNNNNNNNNNNNNNNNNNNNNNNNNNNNNNNNNNNNNNNNNNNNNNNNNNNNNNNNNNNNNNNNNNNNNNNNNNNNNNNNNNNNNNNNNNNNNNNNNNNNNNNNNNNNNNNNNNNNNNNNNNNNNNNNNNNNNNNNNNNNNNNNNNNNNNNNNNNNNNNNNNNNNNNNNNNNNNNNNNNNNNNNNNNNNNNNNNNNNNNNNNNNNNNNNNNNNNNNNNNNNNNNNNNNNNNNNNNNNNNNNNNNNNNNNNNNNNNNNNNNNNNNNNNNNNNNNNNNNNNNNNNNNNNNNNNNNNNNNNNNNNNNNNNNNNNNNNNNNNNNNNNNNNNNNNNNNNNNNNNNNNNNNNNNNNNNNNNNNNNNNNNNNNNNNNNNNNNNNNNNNNNNNNNNNNNNNNNNNNNNNNNNNNNNNNNNNNNNNNNNNNNNNNNNNNNNNNNNNNNNNNNNNNNNNNNNNNNNNNNNNNNNNNNNNNNNNNNNNNNNNNNNNNNNNNNNNNNNNNNNNNNNNNNNNNNNNNNNNNNNNNNNNNNNNNNNNNNNNNNNNNNNNNNNNNNNNNNNNNNNNNNNNNNNNNNNNNNNNNNNNNNNNNNNNNNNNNNNNNNNNNNNNNNNNNNNNNNNNNNNNNNNNNNNNNNNNNNNNNNNNNNNNNNNNNNNNNNNNNNNNNNNNNNNNNNNNNNNNNNNNNNNNNNNNNNNNNNNNNNNNNNNNNNNNNNNNNNNNNNNNNNNNNNNNNNNNNNNNNNNNNNNNNNNNNNNNNNNNNNNNNNNNNNNNNNNNNNNNNNNNNNNNNNNNNNNNNNNNNNNNNNNNNNNNNNNNNNNNNNNNNNNNNNNNNNNNNNNNNNNNNNNNNNNNNNNNNNNNNNNNNNNNNNNNNNNNNNNNNNNNNNNNNNNNNNNNNNNNNNNNNNNNNNNNNNNNNNNNNNNNNNNNNNNNNNNNNNNNNNNNNNNNNNNNNNNNNNNNNNNNNNNNNNNNNNNNNNNNNNNNNNNNNNNNNNNNNNNNNNNNNNNNNNNNNNNNNNNNNNNNNNNNNNNNNNNNNNNNNNNNNNNNNNNNNNNNNNNNNNNNNNNNNNNNNNNNNNNNNNNNNNNNNNNNNNNNNNNNNNNNNNNNNNNNNNNNNNNNNNNNNNNNNNNNNNNNNNNNNNNNNNNNNNNNNNNNNNNNNNNNNNNNNNNNNNNNNNNNNNNNNNNNNNNNNNNNNNNNNNNNNNNNNNNNNNNNNNNNNNNNNNNNNNNNNNNNNNNNNNNNNNNNNNNNNNNNNNNNNNNNNNNNNNNNNNNNNNNNNNNNNNNNNNNNNNNNNNNNNNNNNNNNNNNNNNNNNNNNNNNNNNNNNNNNNNNNNNNNNNNNNNNNNNNNNNNNNNNNNNNNNNNNNNNNNNNNNNNNNNNNNNNNNNNNNNNNNNNNNNNNNNNNNNNNNNNNNNNNNNNNNNNNNNNNNNNNNNNNNNNNNNNNNNNNNNNNNNNNNNNNNNNNNNNNNNNNNNNNNNNNNNNNNNNNNNNNNNNNNNNNNNNNNNNNNNNNNNNNNNNNNNNNNNNNNNNNNNNNNNNNNNNNNNNNNNNNNNNNNNNNNNNNNNNNNNNNNNNNNNNNNNNNNNNNNNNNNNNNNNNNNNNNNNNNNNNNNNNNNNNNNNNNNNNNNNNNNNNNNNNNNNNNNNNNNNNNNNNNNNNNNNNNNNNNNNNNNNNNNNNNNNNNNNNNNNNNNNNNNNNNNNNNNNNNNNNNNNNNNNNNNNNNNNNNNNNNNNNNNNNNNNNNNNNNNNNNNNNNNNNNNNNNNNNNNNNNNNNNNNNNNNNNNNNNNNNNNNNNNNNNNNNNNNNNNNNNNNNNNNNNNNNNNNNNNNNNNNNNNNNNNNNNNNNNNNNNNNNNNNNNNNNNNNNNNNNNNNNNNNNNNNNNNNNNNNNNNNNNNNNNNNNNNNNNNNNNNNNNNNNNNNNNNNNNNNNNNNNNNNNNNNNNNNNNNNNNNNNNNNNNNNNNNNNNNNNNNNNNNNNNNNNNNNNNNNNNNNNNNNNNNNNNNNNNNNNNNNNNNNNNNNNNNNNNNNNNNNNNNNNNNNNNNNNNNNNNNNNNNNNNNNNNNNNNNNNNNNNNNNNNNNNNNNNNNNNNNNNNNNNNNNNNNNNNNNNNNNNNNNNNNNNNNNNNNNNNNNNNNNNNNNNNNNNNNNNNNNNNNNNNNNNNNNNNNNNNNNNNNNNNNNNNNNNNNNNNNNNNNNNNNNNNNNNNNNNNNNNNNNNNNNNNNNNNNNNNNNNNNNNNNNNNNNNNNNNNNNNNNNNNNNNNNNNNNNNNNNNNNNNNNNNNNNNNNNNNNNNNNNNNNNNNNNNNNNNNNNNNNNNNNNNNNNNNNNNNNNNNNNNNNNNNNNNNNNNATTTGTGTGTTtgataaggaattgaagtgaattggcaATGGAATTGAGGGTTAGGTATCTTTGCCTTAGGTGAGCTGAAGGCTGGATCGTCCAAAATGGGGTGGCCATTTATAACTTGAGAgatgttggttcaattggtgcaagactaatTGGATGTAAACTAGACACATGATGCTACTAACGCACATTGAAGAGccttacccaaaaaaaaaaaaacttagaataccctaaaaattgacggTCAAGATCAGCAATTATGGACATGGTAAAAGTAACCAAAATGGCTTGATGTTTGTTCATTGTATAACTCGGTGTAAATAtctaattaacctgaaatttatatcaatagaagcttagataatttagaacaacCTTACGTacttagaacacaaactcaaattctgagacTTAACTAGTGGAATTGTCCGCAAAATCAGAACACTAAATTGTGAATTAGTGCGAGTCTGAACTAGTGCTGATCATCGCGATTATACCGTTAAAATGGCCATAAcctagctaaaaaactccaaatagaatgattcaaaagataattaaataagacacaataaggaacaactttcataaagaaagttttatcaaatcttTGCTATGAGGctaggtccaatggaatagtgaatttGAGACCTCAAATTGaagaaatttgaaataaaacctgaGGAGAGTTATGAATTGAGTttgtaatcaatgccaacaaaataaaatgcaaaatgtagtatcttGGTAAATTTGGAAGCAACAAATCTATCATAAATTAAAAGTCAAACTTTAGGAAATGATCAAGTGAATAAGTAACCCCAATAATATAGGAAATGTtatataaattagaaaaatattaagatggttaatatagataatgtgattaatgaatttaaattcttgaagttgagtggctctaggatttaaggaaaatttagttaaatttgaaatccatgaaatgttcatggattacttgaaatatgaatgaaaatttatgtatatagtgtaatgaataaattaatatatgaatgagactttaGTTCTTATTATTGGAGAAATGATAAGGAAAAGTGTTTTGAGTACAATTACAcataaaaataattgttataaattatgataaatttgaatgacataatgaatgaataaaaggatgaatgcataatttaggtagaattgtattttagacatttacactctgctatgaataaaaattgaaatgttataaattataattggaacatataatgaaaaaaataatacttataaacccttaaaggtactaatgtgcccatatattgcctagacacgtgtgtcatattggatagattggcatgccaatagggtattgttttgtgATGAtcgcgtaaggctttatgcctgtattcatggctttatgcccgcactcatggcttttatgcccgattatttattatcatggcttttagccatactgatatgttatcatggctttttagccatattattTTATCGTGGATTAGCGACCGAgcttacgtcccatggtatggcgGCGAATCTTTGTGATGTCGGTGCTAACGAACCGCTTATCCAATTTaatcagtctgtcataggttacttgggcaatgaaatttattaagaataatgtgaattaaatgaatgaataaggaaaaaaaactagaattagttttaaaattttatttaccgtgcaatgattcaaaatatctataaataaattagtaaaatgataagaagatttgcaaaagaagtataacgtaaataaatattacaaatgtgtctCTCGTAATAAATTAAtactaaatttaatattgttaaataattGAATGTTGTATATATTATTACTATAAAGTTTACACACTAAGCATGTAACACCCTaaacaaatcccacatcggcaaaacacgggagagatgatgggtttataagttggtggttcgtaacccctagtgacgcgttttaaaaccgtgagggccggcgaagcgaacaatatcactagtgggcgggccattacatttgtggtatcgagtACGCTCGCGTGCGACcttggcgatggtggggcaaacctcgtgAGGGcattgagtcccataaggggtggattgtaacacctgggcaaatcccacatcggcaaaacacgagagagatctttgggtttataagttggcgattcgtaacccctagtgacacgtTTAAAGCCGTGAGGGCTTGACCCGAGGCGGACAATATCATTAATTagtcgttacatttgtggtatcagagccactccgcgtgcaactttgagcgatggtggggcaaacctcagcgaggacgctgagtcccataaggggggtggattgtaacaccctaggcaaatcccacatcggcaaaacacgggagagatgctgggtttataagttggtagttcgtaatccctagtgacgcgtttaaaaccgtgagggcttcagtccaGAGCGAACAATATTACTAGTGGGTCGGGCTATTACAAAGCATTTTCAAAGAATGACAAATTAGGATAACCAATAATTAATATTAGTAATCTCacacgaaattaaattaattattgaacattCAAATATTACTTCGGTTTtttctttattgtatattatttcctttgttatattatagcaccactaagcagcaatgcttagcgcgatggatttattttATCGCGCagttactgaagataaagcctaaTGGATATTAGACTGAGATTTTAGAGTTATGATctacagagtgttcaaggttgtcacctcctcaacaatgcatataaatagggcccatataagtcattttacgtattttgtatattataaatatttcttatattgtaatataaactaGGAAATTATAATCAATGcgcatatattataaattaataaattgactaTTTCATCTGAAATTATattgtatattatataaattaatgaaaatatgagaATTACTATATATAAATCATGCattaatgaatatgtatggaaatgaatagaT harbors:
- the LOC131176039 gene encoding GRF1-interacting factor 3-like (The sequence of the model RefSeq protein was modified relative to this genomic sequence to represent the inferred CDS: added 155 bases not found in genome assembly); the protein is MHQPPQMIPVMPSYPPANITTEQIQKYLDENKKLILAILDNQNLGKLPECAQYQAQLQKNLMYLAAIADAQPQTPTMPPQMAPHPAMQQGAYYMQHPQAAAMAQQSGIFPQKMPLQFNNPHQMQDPQQLHQAAIQGQMGMRPMGANNGMHPMHTEATLGSNGPSATAGSNDVRGGSKQDASEAGASGADGQGNAAAGHSGADGTEDAK